In a single window of the Clarias gariepinus isolate MV-2021 ecotype Netherlands chromosome 16, CGAR_prim_01v2, whole genome shotgun sequence genome:
- the gfap gene encoding glial fibrillary acidic protein, with translation MDSQRVLSSYRKRFGTQSSPSAPLITRSLGRLSLHSTPRHTVLSSPSVSRLSLGTERLDFSTDSLLKAQYRETRTNEKVEMMGLNDRFASYIEKVRFLEQQNKVLVAELNQLRGKEPSRLGDIYQEELRELRRQVDGLNNAKARLEIERDNLAADLGTLKQRLQDETTLRQDAENSLNAFRQDVDEAALNRVQLERKIEALQDEINFLKKVHEEEMRELQDQLNAQQVHVDLDVSKPDLTAALREIRVQYEAMATSNMQETEEWYRSKFADLTEAANRNAEALRQAKQEANDYRRQIQALTCDLESLRGTNDSLERQLREIEERFSTDTAAYQDTVARLEDEIQGLKEEMARHLQEYQDLLNVKLALDIEIATYRKLLEGEESRITVPVQSFANIQFRETSIDTKTPPESLTKRSIIVRTVETRDGEIIKESTSERKELP, from the exons ATGGATAGCCAGCGTGTCCTCTCGTCTTACCGTAAGCGTTTTGGGACTCAGAGCAGCCCCTCGGCCCCGCTCATCACCAGGAGCCTCGGGCGTCTGTCCCTGCACAGCACCCCACGCCACACGGTCCTGTCCAGCCCCAGCGTTTCCCGTCTGTCCCTGGGAACCGAGAGGCTCGACTTCTCTACGGACTCGCTGCTGAAGGCTCAGTACCGTGAGACGCGCACCAATGAGAAGGTGGAGATGATGGGCCTGAATGACCGCTTCGCCAGCTATATCGAGAAAGTGCGTTTCCTGGAACAGCAGAACAAGGTACTGGTGGCTGAACTGAATCAGCTACGTGGGAAGGAGCCGAGCCGGCTTGGGGACATCTACCAAGAGGAACTGAGGGAGCTGCGCAGACAGGTGGATGGCTTGAACAATGCCAAGGCACGGCTGGAGATTGAGAGGGACAACCTGGCGGCTGATTTGGGCACACTGAAGCAAAG ACTTCAGGATGAAACAACGCTGAGACAAGATGCAGAAAACAGCCTGAATGCATTCAGACAG GATGTGGACGAGGCGGCTCTGAACAGGGTGCAGCTGGAGCGGAAGATCGAAGCTCTCCAGGACGAGATCAATTTCCTGAAGAAAGTCCACGAGGAG gaGATGCGGGAGCTGCAGGACCAGTTGAACGCCCAGCAGGTCCACGTGGATCTGGACGTGTCTAAACCGGACCTGACTGCGGCACTAAGGGAGATCCGGGTTCAGTACGAGGCCATGGCGACCTCCAACATGCAGGAGACTGAGGAGTGGTACCGCTCCAAg TTTGCGGATCTGACCGAAGCGGCCAATCGGAACGCAGAGGCTCTGCGGCAGGCGAAGCAGGAGGCCAACGATTACCGCAGACAGATTCAGGCCCTGACGTGTGACCTGGAGTCTCTGCGTGGAACC AATGACTCTCTGGAGCGACAGCTGCGTGAGATCGAGGAGCGTTTCTCCACGGACACGGCGGCCTACCAGGACACGGTGGCGCGCCTTGAGGACGAGATCCAGGGTCTGAAGGAGGAGATGGCGCGACACCTGCAGGAGTACCAGGACCTCCTCAACGTCAAACTGGCACTGGACATCGAGATTGCCACCTACAGGAAGCTGCTGGAGGGAGAGGAGAGCCG GATCACTGTTCCTGTGCAGAGTTTCGCCAACATTCAGTTCAGAG AGACCAGCATTGACACTAAAACCCCTCCTGAGAGTCTCACTAAGAGGAGCATCATCGTACGAACTGTGGAGACGCGTGATGGAGAG ATCATAAAGGAGTCGACCTCGGAGCGAAAGGAGCTGCCGTAA